The DNA window TAGTCCGCGAGCAGGCTGAAACCGACCGTGATGCCGCCGAACAGGGCGAGCTGCGCGATCAGCCCCGGGGTGAGCACGAGCCAGCCGTCCGGTGTGGACAGCACCCGCACGAACAGCGGACCGAAGAAGAACAGGTACAGCAGCGGTTGCGTGAGCCCGATCAGCAGCCACGCCGGGCTCCGCACCGCCGACGCCAGGTCCCGCTGGAAGACCAGCCAAATGTCACGCCACATGTGCGGCCTCCTGCCCGGCGTCGCGCAGGCTCCGCCCGGTGAGCGCGAGGAACACGTCGTCCAGCGTCGGCCTGCGAACCTGCACGGACCGCATGGCGACCCCGTCCTCGGCGAGCAGCCGGAGCAGCTCCGGTACCGCGCTGTCCCCGCGGGGGACGCGGAACGCCACCCCGTCATCCGAAGTGGACACTTCGCGCGCGCCGGGGAACGCGCTTGCGATCCTGGCCGCCGCGGCGACCGATTCCGCCTCCACGCCGAGCGCCACGGCGTCGCCGGAGACCTGCGACTTGAGCGAGTCCGAGGTTCCTTCGGCGACGATCCTGCCGTGGTCGAGCACCAGGACGCGGTCCGCGAGCGCGTCCGCCTCGTCGAGGTAGTGGGTGGTCAGGAACACCGTCGTGCCGTGCTCGTCGCGGAGGCGGCGGATGTGCTCCCAGAGGTTGGCCCTGCTGTGCGGATCGAGCCCGGTGCTCGGCTCGTCGAGGAAGACCAGTTTCGGGCCGTGCACGAGCCCGACCGCGATGTCGAGCCTTCGCCGCTCGCCGCCGGACAGTGTTTTCGCCGCCCGTTCGCCGAGCCCGTCGAGGTCGAGGCGCGCGCACAGTTCGGCCGCCTTGGCCGTGGCGTCCGCTTTGGACATCCGGTGGAGCCTGCCCTGCATGACCAGTTCACCGGTGACCGTGGTCTCCGGCGAACAGCCGCCGCCCTGCGCCACGTACCCGATACCGCGGCGCACGCCGACGGGGTCGGTGCGCAGATCGTGCCCCGCGACGGTCGCGGTGCCGCCGGTCGGGCGCAGGAGCGTGGTGAGCATGCGCAGCGTCGTGGTCTTCCCCGCGCCGTTGGGGCCGAGGAAAGCGACCAGCTCCCCGGCTGCCACGTCGAGGTCGACGCCCTGGACCGCGTGCACTTCGGCGCGCCCTCGCCCGGCGAACCGCCTGGCGAGACCGCGTGCGGTGATCATCGAAACGCCTCCTAGGTAATCAAGTTTGACTAGTTGACCGACGCGACTGTGCCTGGCGAACCGCGGTTAGTCAAGTTTGATTACTGGGGTGGGGTGCCGAACGCGGAGACGGTGTCGTCCGCGTCGTCGGCCATCACGTAGTCGCCCGCTTCGAGGTGTTCGATGACCCCGCGGGTCCAGCGCACTCCGGTCTCCGCGTGCAGCCGCCACAACTCGTACAACTCGCGCACGTGGGGCGGCTTCGGGGAGATGTCGGGCCGGCCGCCGATCAGGGTCGCGCTGTGCAGCTCCGCCTCGGCGCGCACGAGGTGGTGCCGCAGCAGGTCGATCGCGCGCTGCCTCGGCAGCGTGGTCAGGAACGTCATCCCGGCGCCGAGCTCGGGACCGGGATCCTGCGGGTCGGACAGGGCCCGCGTGAGCAGCACCTGGAACTCGGTTTCGCCGTCGTCGGTCAGCCGGTAGGCGAGCCGGTCGGGCCCGGCGTCACCCGGTTCGACCGCGACCTCGGCCAGCAGGCCTTCCTTCGCCAGCTTCTTCAGCGCGTGGTAGATCGACCCGGGCTTGACGTTGGCCCACTTGTCGGCGGACCAGGTGAGCAGCTCGCGGCGCACCTGGTAGCCGTGCGCGCTGCCGTGCATGCGCACTACGCCGAGCACCAGCAACCTCGTCGCCGACATGGGACCTCCCAGCAGAAAACGCACGTGACGCCATCCGTAGGCTAAACAGGTATGAGCACCCCCGTTCTCACAGCGGTGGCCTGGCCGTACGCCAACGGCCCCCGCCACATCGGTCACGTGTCCGGATTCGGCGTCCCGTCCGACGTCTTCTCCCGCTACCAGCGAATGGCCGGCAACCGGGTGCTCATGATCTCCGGCACCGACGAGCACGGCACCCCGATCACCGTCCAGGCGGACAAGGAGGGGCTGACCCCGCAGCAGACCGCGGACAAGTACACCCGCCAGATCGGCACCGACCTCGAGGGCCTCGGCCTCACCTACGACCTGTTCACCCGCACCACCACCGGCAACCACGCCGAGGTCACCCAGCAGATCTTCCTCGCGCTGCACCGCAACGGCTACGTGGTGCCCAAGACCACGCGCGGCGCGATCAGCCCGTCGACAGGGCGGACCCTGCCGGACCGCTACGTCGAGGGCACCTGCCCGATCTGCGGCTACGACGGCGCGCGCGGGGACCAGTGCGACAACTGCGGCAACCAGCTCGACGCCGCGGAGCTGATCAACCCGAAGTCGAGGATCAACGGCGAGACGCCGAAGTTCGTCGAGACCGAGCACTACTTCCTCGACCTGCCCGCGTTCACCAAGACGCTCGGCGACTGGCTGTCCACCAAGACCGACTGGCGCCCGAACGTCCTGAACTTCACCAAGAACCTCGTCGACGACATGCGGCCGCGGCCGATCACGCGCGACATCGACTGGGGCGTGAAGGTGCCCCTCGACGGCTGGCGCGACCAGCCGATGAAGCGGTTCTACGTGTGGTTCGACGCGGTGATCGGGTACTTCTCGGCGAGCGTCGAGTGGGCGCGCCGCTCCGGGAACCCGGACGCGTGGCAGGAGTGGTGGAACAACCCCGACGCCCGCGCCTACAACTTCATGGGCAAGGACAACATCACCTTCCACGCGCAGATCTGGCCCGCGCTGCTGTTCGGGCACAACGGCGAGGGCGATCGCGGCGGCGAGCCCGGCGAGTACGGGCGCCTGCACCTGCCGGACGAGATCGTGTCGAGCGAGTTCCTCACCATGAGCGGGTCGAAGTTCTCCACCTCGCGCGGCACGGTCATCTACGTGCACGACTTCCTGCGCGAGTTCGGGCCCGACACGCTGCGCTACTTCATCGCGGCGGCGGGCCCCGAGACCCAGGACACCGACTTCACCTGGGAGGAGTTCGTCCGGCGGACCAACTTCGAGCTCGCCAACGAGTGGGGCAACCTGGTCAACCGGTCGATCTCGATGGCGCACAAGAACAACGGCGGCGTGCCGAAGCCGAACACGCTCACGCAGGCCGACCAGGACCTGAAGGCGCTGTCGGCCAAGGCGTTCGACACCGTCGGCGCGCACCTGGCGCGGTCGCGGTTCAAGCAGGGCATCGGCGAGGCCATGCGGGTCGTCACGGCGGCGAACCGGTACATCTCGGACCAGGAGCCGTGGAAGCTCAAGGACGATCCCGAGCGCCGCGACACCGTGCTCCACACCGCGCTGCAGGTCGTCTCGGACGCGAACACCCTGCTGACGCCGTTCCTGCCGCATTCGGCTCAGAAGGTGCACGAGGCGCTCGGCGGCACCGGGGTGTGGGCCGCGCAGCCGGAGCTGAAAGAGGTCGAGGACCTCGACATCCCCGGCCGGATCAACCCGATCCTGACCGGTGACTACGCGTCCGAGCAGGCCACCTGGGCGTCCCAGCCGCTCGAAGTCGGGCGTCCGCTGGCGAAGCCGACCCCGCTGTTCTCGAAGCTCGACCCCGGTCTCGGCGAGACCGGGCCCGAATGGGCGCCAATTGAGCGGTGACGACCGCAGGGAGGAACCGCTCCGATAGACACAGTGCGCTCGTGCCTCATGGGTGTTCTCCCGTACCGAGGAACGAGGGCAGGGAGAACACCCATGAGCGCTAAAAAACGTGAGCGGCCGCCGGTGCCGGAAATCCTTCCGGTGCCGGTGGTCGACTCGCACACCCATCTCGACGCCTGCGGTGCGGAAACCGCTGCCGACGTCGCCGTGCTCCTCGACCGCGCGGAATCGGCGGGAGTGACCCGCGTGGTCACCGTCGCGGACGACATCGAGTCCGCGAAATGGGTCGTCGAAGCGTCCACTTGGGACTCGCGGGTGTTCGCCGCGGTGGCCGTGCATCCCACGCGCACCAAGGATTTCGACGACGCGCAGCGGTCCGAAGTGGAGCGCCTGGCGCGGGCGGATCGGGTGGTCGCGGTAGGCGAGACCGGCCTCGACTACTACTGGGACTACTCGCCGCCGGATGCGCAGCAGGACGCGTTCAGGTGGCACATCGATCTCGCGAAGCGCATCGGCAAGCCGCTGATGATCCACGACCGCGACGCGCACGAGGACGTGCTCAGGATCCTCGAAGAGGAGGGCGCGCCGGACGACGTGGTGTTCCACTGCTTCTCGGGCGACCTCGCGATGGCTCGCCGCTGCGTCGACGCCGGGTACGTGCTCTCGTTCGCCGGGACCGTGACTTTCAAGAACGCTTCCACACTGCGGGAATCCGCGAGGTTTGCGCCGCGCGGTCAGTTCCTCGTCGAGACGGACGCACCGTTCCTGACCCCGCATCCGTTCCGCGGCGCGCCCAACGAGCCCTACTGCACCGCCTACACCGTGCGCAACCTTGCTGACCTGCGAGAAGAGCCGGTGGAAATGGTCGCGGACGCCGTTCGGGAAACCGCCGAGCGGGTGTTTCGACTGCCCACAGTGACATGGGGTTGAACGCGTTGCGACATTCGTGGAAGGGCAATCGACCACTCGGTGGAGTGACTAAGGTCACGACATTCCGGGGGGTGTTTGCGCAACCCCCGGGTCTTCGTTACTGTCCCGTGATCGTGCCGGACGTTGGTTCCGCAGTGAGCCGCGGCCGGGACGCCCACAGTCACGTCAGTGCACGTCGGGGAAGTGGTGCCGGGAGTTTTCGCCCGGTCGCCACGAGGGATGGCGCTGACTGCGGGAGTCGGGAACAGGGCGCGCGCACGCGCGCCACACGTGAAGGCACCGGACAGATCGTCCCGGGCCTGATGTGAAAGGGATCGACCCTGTGACTGGTATCCGTAGGCGGGCTGAAGCGCGTCGCGACGCCATGGAAGACACCTTCGTTGGTGGTGGCGTAGGCACGCTGGAGCGGCCCGACGAGGACGCTGGCTTCTCCGACGACCTGCACGTCACCCGGCAGGACGTCTTCGCCGCGCTCGGCCCCGACGCCGGCGACATGATGGCCGAGGCCGATGTCGACGTCGACGAGCTGATCCGGCTGATCAACGCCGAGACCACGCTGCTGCCGCCGATCGTCATCCCCGACGAGGCCGCCGCCGACCGCGTCGGCAAGGAAGCGGCGCTGGAGCGCGAGGAGCCCGCCGAGGACCCGCTCGTCTCGGCGACGAAGACCTGGAAGAAGCGCTTCCTCAAGGGCGCCGTGCTCGCCATGCTCATCACCATCACCGGTGGCGGCGCCGCGGCGCTGGCGATGAACAAGAGCGTCACCGTCGACGTCGACGGCCAGCAGCAGACCGTCCACAGCTTCGGCGACACCGTCGGCGAGGTGCTGAAGGACGCGGGCCTGTCGGTCGGCACGCACGACTCGCTTTCGCCGTCCCCGCAGGCCGCGGTCGGCGACGGCGGCGTCATCCGCCTCGAGCGCGGCCGCAAGCTCACCCTCGTGGTCGACGGCGCGCCCAAGGAATCCTGGGTCCGCGCGACCAACCTCGGCGAGGCGCTCGGCCAGCTCGGCCTGAACAACC is part of the Amycolatopsis sp. CA-230715 genome and encodes:
- a CDS encoding ATP-binding cassette domain-containing protein, translated to MITARGLARRFAGRGRAEVHAVQGVDLDVAAGELVAFLGPNGAGKTTTLRMLTTLLRPTGGTATVAGHDLRTDPVGVRRGIGYVAQGGGCSPETTVTGELVMQGRLHRMSKADATAKAAELCARLDLDGLGERAAKTLSGGERRRLDIAVGLVHGPKLVFLDEPSTGLDPHSRANLWEHIRRLRDEHGTTVFLTTHYLDEADALADRVLVLDHGRIVAEGTSDSLKSQVSGDAVALGVEAESVAAAARIASAFPGAREVSTSDDGVAFRVPRGDSAVPELLRLLAEDGVAMRSVQVRRPTLDDVFLALTGRSLRDAGQEAAHVA
- a CDS encoding PadR family transcriptional regulator, whose product is MSATRLLVLGVVRMHGSAHGYQVRRELLTWSADKWANVKPGSIYHALKKLAKEGLLAEVAVEPGDAGPDRLAYRLTDDGETEFQVLLTRALSDPQDPGPELGAGMTFLTTLPRQRAIDLLRHHLVRAEAELHSATLIGGRPDISPKPPHVRELYELWRLHAETGVRWTRGVIEHLEAGDYVMADDADDTVSAFGTPPQ
- the metG gene encoding methionine--tRNA ligase, with the protein product MSTPVLTAVAWPYANGPRHIGHVSGFGVPSDVFSRYQRMAGNRVLMISGTDEHGTPITVQADKEGLTPQQTADKYTRQIGTDLEGLGLTYDLFTRTTTGNHAEVTQQIFLALHRNGYVVPKTTRGAISPSTGRTLPDRYVEGTCPICGYDGARGDQCDNCGNQLDAAELINPKSRINGETPKFVETEHYFLDLPAFTKTLGDWLSTKTDWRPNVLNFTKNLVDDMRPRPITRDIDWGVKVPLDGWRDQPMKRFYVWFDAVIGYFSASVEWARRSGNPDAWQEWWNNPDARAYNFMGKDNITFHAQIWPALLFGHNGEGDRGGEPGEYGRLHLPDEIVSSEFLTMSGSKFSTSRGTVIYVHDFLREFGPDTLRYFIAAAGPETQDTDFTWEEFVRRTNFELANEWGNLVNRSISMAHKNNGGVPKPNTLTQADQDLKALSAKAFDTVGAHLARSRFKQGIGEAMRVVTAANRYISDQEPWKLKDDPERRDTVLHTALQVVSDANTLLTPFLPHSAQKVHEALGGTGVWAAQPELKEVEDLDIPGRINPILTGDYASEQATWASQPLEVGRPLAKPTPLFSKLDPGLGETGPEWAPIER
- a CDS encoding TatD family hydrolase; protein product: MSAKKRERPPVPEILPVPVVDSHTHLDACGAETAADVAVLLDRAESAGVTRVVTVADDIESAKWVVEASTWDSRVFAAVAVHPTRTKDFDDAQRSEVERLARADRVVAVGETGLDYYWDYSPPDAQQDAFRWHIDLAKRIGKPLMIHDRDAHEDVLRILEEEGAPDDVVFHCFSGDLAMARRCVDAGYVLSFAGTVTFKNASTLRESARFAPRGQFLVETDAPFLTPHPFRGAPNEPYCTAYTVRNLADLREEPVEMVADAVRETAERVFRLPTVTWG